In the Terriglobales bacterium genome, one interval contains:
- the dnaK gene encoding molecular chaperone DnaK, with protein sequence MGKIIGIDLGTTNSVVAVMEGGEPKVIPNEEGGRTTPSVVGFTKTGERLVGQVAKRQAITNPENTIYSIKRFMGRRFDEVNEEMKMVPYKVVRSGDHVAVVAQGKEHTPPEVSAMILGKLKKAAEDYLGGAVTDAVITVPAYFNDAQRQATKDAGKIAGLEVKRIINEPTAAALAYGLDKKKDETIAVYDFGGGTFDISILEVGEGVIEVKATNGDTHLGGDNIDQRIVDWLVDEFRKDEGLDLRGKGNEMALQRLRDAAERAKIELSTTMETEINLPFITADASGPKHLVKRLTRAKLESMVEDIIQRSVGPCRACLKDAGIDPSKIDEVVLVGGQTRMPRIQALVKELFGKEPHKGVNPDEVVAIGAAIQGGVLGGEVKDLLLLDVTPLTLAIETLGGVATPMIPRNTTIPTRKTETFSTAADSQTSVEVHVLQGERPLARDNRTLGKFHLTGIPPAPRGVPQIEVTFDIDANGILNVTAKDMATQKDQKITITSSSGLSKEEVERMAKEADAHSTEDKAKREEIEARNQLDSMVYNVDKMLREHGDKISGSERGDVEAAVADAKKALEGSDAKAMNAAKDRLTQASHKLAEAMYRQAQPQGGAPGAGPQAGPQPGANGGAGSEEKKKDEGVIDAEYVDVDEKK encoded by the coding sequence CCTGGGTACGACCAACTCGGTGGTCGCCGTCATGGAGGGTGGCGAGCCCAAGGTTATCCCCAACGAGGAAGGTGGCCGCACCACCCCCTCGGTCGTCGGCTTCACTAAGACCGGCGAGCGCCTGGTTGGGCAAGTCGCCAAGCGCCAGGCGATCACCAACCCGGAAAACACAATTTATTCCATCAAGCGGTTCATGGGACGCCGTTTTGACGAAGTGAACGAAGAGATGAAGATGGTCCCTTACAAGGTCGTCCGTTCCGGCGACCACGTGGCCGTCGTGGCCCAAGGCAAGGAGCACACCCCGCCCGAGGTTTCGGCCATGATTCTCGGCAAGCTGAAGAAGGCGGCCGAGGACTACTTGGGCGGCGCTGTCACCGACGCGGTCATTACCGTGCCCGCCTATTTCAACGACGCGCAGCGCCAGGCCACCAAGGACGCTGGCAAGATTGCCGGCCTCGAAGTTAAGCGCATCATCAACGAGCCTACCGCGGCCGCGCTCGCTTACGGTTTGGACAAGAAGAAGGACGAGACCATCGCGGTTTACGATTTCGGCGGCGGCACCTTCGACATTTCCATCCTGGAAGTCGGTGAAGGCGTTATCGAGGTGAAAGCCACCAACGGCGACACCCACCTCGGCGGCGACAACATCGACCAGCGCATTGTCGATTGGCTCGTCGATGAGTTCCGCAAGGACGAAGGTCTCGACCTGCGCGGCAAGGGCAACGAAATGGCGCTGCAGCGTCTGCGCGACGCCGCCGAACGCGCCAAGATCGAACTCTCCACCACCATGGAAACCGAGATCAACCTGCCTTTCATCACCGCCGATGCCAGCGGCCCCAAGCACCTGGTGAAGCGGCTGACCCGCGCCAAGTTGGAGTCGATGGTCGAAGACATCATCCAGCGCTCCGTGGGCCCGTGTCGCGCCTGCTTGAAGGATGCCGGCATCGACCCCAGCAAGATTGATGAAGTGGTGCTGGTCGGCGGTCAGACGCGCATGCCTCGCATTCAGGCGTTGGTCAAGGAGCTGTTCGGCAAGGAGCCGCACAAGGGCGTCAACCCGGACGAAGTGGTTGCCATCGGCGCGGCCATCCAGGGCGGTGTGCTCGGCGGAGAGGTCAAGGACCTGCTGCTGCTCGACGTCACCCCTCTGACGCTGGCGATCGAGACGCTGGGCGGCGTAGCCACGCCGATGATTCCCCGCAACACCACGATCCCAACGCGCAAAACGGAGACCTTCTCCACCGCGGCCGATAGCCAGACCTCGGTTGAGGTTCACGTGCTGCAGGGCGAACGTCCCTTGGCGCGCGACAATCGCACGCTCGGCAAGTTCCACCTGACCGGCATTCCCCCGGCTCCGCGTGGCGTGCCGCAGATTGAGGTTACCTTCGACATCGATGCCAATGGCATTCTCAACGTCACGGCGAAGGACATGGCCACGCAGAAGGACCAGAAGATCACGATTACGTCTTCCTCGGGCCTGAGCAAGGAAGAAGTCGAACGCATGGCCAAGGAAGCCGACGCGCATTCCACCGAGGACAAGGCCAAGCGCGAAGAGATCGAGGCCCGCAACCAACTCGACTCCATGGTCTACAACGTCGACAAGATGCTGCGCGAGCACGGTGACAAAATCTCCGGAAGCGAGCGTGGCGATGTCGAGGCGGCTGTCGCCGACGCCAAGAAAGCGCTGGAAGGCAGCGACGCCAAGGCCATGAACGCGGCCAAGGACCGGCTGACGCAGGCTTCTCACAAGCTGGCCGAAGCCATGTACCGCCAAGCCCAGCCGCAAGGTGGCGCACCTGGCGCAGGTCCGCAGGCGGGTCCGCAACCAGGCGCCAATGGCGGAGCCGGAAGCGAAGAGAAGAAGAAAGACGAAGGCGTGATCGACGCCGAGTACGTCGACGTGGACGAGAAGAAGTAA